One window from the genome of Cucumis melo cultivar AY chromosome 12, USDA_Cmelo_AY_1.0, whole genome shotgun sequence encodes:
- the LOC103486014 gene encoding uncharacterized protein LOC103486014, whose protein sequence is MAWLLSLKATLMSAGVISMALALKVSVPLVFEFSVLYVPLIWNSLISCLRPPYIYIIINGIIISIVASTRFHQKEADAYVEIPSATKPSEDIGYREIVSEYAVLESPTVYEQRDELIVSEVKAIDAIDFQVEEVIAPEVKEIEAVILPREEVIAPETKVIEAISSVEAEAEDEDKFVISTNRTWNSLERMRLPEKPLVSSRFGHRKSAKASPEGGKALGVISKAKRHETLENTWKAITEGRAMPLSRHTKKWETWENQGRQVNGGEVEMKAETLKERRNEGMTSVKLRKEASMSQDDLNRRVEDFIRRFNEEMRLQREQSLKKYWEMVNCDS, encoded by the exons ATGGCGTGGTTACTCTCTTTGAAGGCTACGTTGATGTCCGCTGGAGTTATTTCCATGGCTCTGGCTCTGAAGGTCTCTGTTCCTCTAGTTTTCGAGTTTTCAGTTCTGTATGTTCCTCTGATTTGGAACTCCCTCATTTCTTGCTTGAGGCCTCCTTACATTTACATTATCATAAACGGAATCATCATCTCCATCGTCGCCTCCACGCGTTTCCACCAGAAGGAAGCCGACGCTTACGTTGAGATTCCTTCTGCAACTAAGCCTTCGGAGGATATCGGATACAGAGAGATTGTTTCGGAATACGCTGTTTTAGAATCGCCGACGGTTTACGAACAGAGAGATGAACTGATTGTTTCGGAGGTGAAAGCTATCGATGCGATTGATTTCCAGGTTGAGGAGGTAATTGCTCCGGAAGTGAAGGAAATCGAGGCGGTGATCTTGCCGAGAGAAGAAGTAATTGCTCCGGAAACCAAGGTTATCGAAGCGATTAGCTCCGTTGAAGCTGAAGCAGAGGATGAGGACAAATTCGTCATATCCACAAATAGGACCTGGAATTCATTGGAGAGGATGAGATTACCAGAGAAACCGCTCGTTTCTTCCAGATTTGGCCACCGGAAATCCGCTAAAGCGAGTCCTGAAG GCGGAAAGGCGCTGGGAGTAATATCGAAGGCGAAACGGCACGAGACGCTAGAGAACACGTGGAAGGCGATTACGGAAGGGAGAGCAATGCCGTTGAGCAGGCACACGAAGAAGTGGGAGACGTGGGAGAATCAGGGGCGTCAGGTTAACGGAGGGGAGGTGGAAATGAAAGCGGAGACATTGAAGGAGAGGAGGAATGAGGGGATGACGTCGGTGAAGCTGAGGAAAGAGGCGTCGATGAGTCAGGACGATTTGAACCGGCGAGTGGAGGATTTCATAAGGAGATTCAATGAGGAAATGAGGCTGCAGAGGGAACAATCGTTGAAGAAGTATTGGGAGATGGTGAACTGTGACAgctga
- the LOC103486006 gene encoding syntaxin-124 — MNDLFSNSFKKYTDLKQQAYLDSMEAGNESVNLDRFFEDVENVKDDMKQVENLYKKLQQANEECKVVHNAKTMKELRGRMEADVAQVLKRVKLIKGKLEALERSNAAHRGLPGCGPGSSADRTRTSVVSGLGKKLKDVMDDFQGLRARMNAEYKETVERRYFTVTGQKANEETIENLISSGESESFLQKAIQEQGRGQIMDTISEIQERHDAVKEIEKNLIELHQIFLDMAALVEAQGHQLNDIESHVAHANSFVRRGTEQLQEAREYQKSSRKWTCYAILLGAILIIVLLFPLLTSILPHLL; from the exons ATGAACGATTTATTCTCGAACTCGTTCAAGAAGTACACGGATCTGAAGCAACAAGCATATCTGGACAGCATGGAGGCTGGAAATGAGAGTGTAAATTTGGACAGGTTCTTTGAGGATGTTGAAAATGTTAAAGATGACATGAAACAAGTGGAGAATTTGTACAAGAAATTGCAGCAGGCTAATGAGGAGTGTAAGGTTGTGCATAATGCCAAGACAATGAAGGAGCTGAGGGGCCGAATGGAGGCTGATGTTGCTCAAGTTCTCAAGCGAGTCAAATTGATCAAAGGAAAGCTCGAAGCTCTTGAGCGTTCTAATGCCGCTCACCGTGGCCTCCCCGGTTGTGGCCCTGGCTCTTCTGCTGACCGAACTCGAACCTCTGTTGTCAGCGGCTTGGGAAAGAAGCTCAAAGATGTTATGGATGATTTTCAAGGCCTTAGAGCTCGAATGAATGCCGAGTATAAAGAAACCGTCGAGCGAAG GTACTTCACAGTGACAGGGCAGAAAGCAAATGAAGAAACAATAGAGAATTTGATATCAAGTGGGGAAAGTGAGAGCTTCCTACAGAAGGCAATTCAAGAACAGGGTAGAGGTCAAATAATGGACACAATTTCGGAGATTCAAGAACGACATGACGCTGTGAAGGAAATAGAGAAGAATTTGATAGAGCTGCATCAGATTTTCTTGGACATGGCAGCTTTAGTTGAAGCTCAAGGCCACCAACTGAACGACATCGAAAGCCATGTCGCGCACGCTAACTCGTTCGTTAGAAGAGGAACAGAACAACTCCAAGAAGCCAGAGAGTATCAAAAGAGCTCAAGGAAATGGACTTGCTATGCCATACTTTTGGGAGCTATTCTTATTATCGTTCTTCTCTTCCCACTATTAACTTCAATTTTACCTCATTTGTTGTAG